One genomic region from Hoeflea algicola encodes:
- a CDS encoding mechanosensitive ion channel family protein produces MRLNRLIVFMLAALLMAAGGVRAQTSSSESAPVTISNPVSAAPEVQASAAVVAAQEKLAASEKQVAKLKAQLEESATDDSQLVDLKVTAEALARSMLEIGVSLRPRITEIKARIDQLGAAPAEGEPAEPEVIVAERARLAEERAEINALTGRAETVSLQANEIGDQIAGARRDLFANTLFKRTEITPTLIADAFSATGNEWSQLSRTYGSWATFVWKFKRQALLGSIFFSLLAALVLIAGAYRLFGGLIIRDADNEDPPYTSRLSVAFWSIIIPTMAMTLLAALVFALMNSFAILRADVTPVIQSLIAMMLGVYFISKLARAILAPKMPAWRLVNVSNGGARVLFPLVVAMAVINGLDYVEDVMSNSLGSPVVLTVMKGFISVFMMALVLIAMALVKPMVPKTSGDPSEPGQPWPRIISRTLLVAGIGLMVTALLGYVGLARFAATQIVVTGGILTTMYIGYLSGQAVSEAGSFANTTVGRWLQARYKLSLMALDQCGLGAGLLINLLVLLMGVPLILLQWGFQIQDIEIWFYRLMTDIRIGGITISLVGILFGVVMFVLGLIATRWFQRWLDGSVMARGRMDTGVRNSIKTGIGYLGVAVAALIGISVAGIDLSSLALVAGALSLGIGFGLQNIVSNFVSGLILLAERPFKVGDWVVTGSTEGFVKKISVRATEIETFSRQSIIVPNSELINAPVGNWTHRNKLGRVDVPVGVSYDADPRRVIEILSEIARGHELVLNNPEPSVHFVNFGDSSLDFELKAHVADVLDGLSVRTELRLRIFERLKAENIEIPFPQRDLNIKLGEGGETLTTLVADLSDGDAATDDPSAKNKASVSKPSAHTLRKRRAALKAGQDSMEEDSGEGDR; encoded by the coding sequence ATGCGTCTTAACCGGTTGATCGTGTTCATGCTGGCCGCATTGCTGATGGCGGCTGGTGGCGTGCGTGCCCAGACGTCCAGTTCGGAATCCGCCCCGGTGACAATCTCGAACCCGGTCTCAGCGGCTCCTGAGGTCCAGGCCTCGGCAGCAGTTGTGGCCGCCCAGGAGAAACTGGCCGCCTCTGAAAAACAAGTGGCCAAGCTCAAGGCTCAGCTTGAGGAAAGTGCCACCGACGACAGCCAGTTGGTAGATCTCAAGGTCACCGCCGAAGCTTTGGCGCGGTCGATGCTGGAAATCGGTGTAAGTCTGCGGCCGCGTATTACAGAGATAAAGGCACGCATCGACCAACTTGGCGCGGCGCCGGCAGAGGGCGAACCGGCAGAACCCGAGGTGATTGTCGCGGAACGGGCGCGGCTGGCTGAAGAGCGGGCGGAAATCAACGCGCTGACCGGACGGGCCGAGACTGTGTCGTTGCAGGCCAACGAAATCGGCGATCAGATTGCCGGTGCGCGCCGTGACCTGTTTGCCAATACCCTGTTCAAGCGCACAGAAATCACCCCCACCCTGATTGCCGATGCCTTCAGCGCGACTGGCAATGAATGGAGCCAATTGTCCCGCACCTACGGGTCGTGGGCGACGTTCGTCTGGAAGTTCAAACGCCAGGCCCTGCTGGGAAGTATATTCTTCTCGCTTCTGGCCGCGCTGGTGCTGATCGCCGGCGCTTATCGGCTGTTCGGCGGGCTGATCATCCGCGATGCCGACAACGAGGACCCGCCCTATACCAGCCGATTATCTGTGGCGTTCTGGTCCATCATCATTCCCACCATGGCGATGACGCTGCTGGCGGCGCTGGTGTTTGCGCTGATGAATAGTTTTGCGATTCTGCGCGCCGACGTGACGCCGGTGATCCAGAGCCTGATTGCGATGATGCTCGGGGTCTATTTCATCAGCAAGCTGGCGCGGGCCATTCTGGCGCCGAAAATGCCGGCCTGGCGGTTGGTCAACGTATCGAATGGCGGCGCGCGGGTGCTTTTCCCGCTGGTTGTGGCCATGGCGGTCATCAATGGGCTTGATTATGTCGAAGACGTGATGAGCAATTCATTGGGTTCACCAGTGGTGCTGACGGTGATGAAAGGCTTCATCTCCGTGTTCATGATGGCGTTGGTGCTCATTGCCATGGCGCTGGTCAAGCCGATGGTGCCCAAGACCTCCGGCGATCCATCCGAGCCGGGCCAGCCCTGGCCTCGAATTATTTCGAGAACGCTGCTGGTTGCTGGCATCGGGCTGATGGTGACAGCGCTGCTGGGCTATGTCGGCCTGGCGCGCTTTGCCGCGACGCAGATCGTCGTGACCGGCGGAATACTGACGACCATGTATATCGGCTATCTGTCCGGTCAGGCGGTTTCAGAAGCCGGTTCGTTTGCCAATACCACGGTGGGGCGCTGGCTGCAGGCGCGGTATAAACTCAGCCTGATGGCACTGGATCAATGCGGGCTGGGCGCCGGCTTGCTGATCAACCTGCTGGTGCTGCTGATGGGGGTTCCGCTGATCCTTCTGCAGTGGGGGTTCCAGATCCAGGACATTGAAATCTGGTTCTACCGGCTGATGACCGACATCCGCATCGGCGGCATCACGATTTCGCTGGTCGGCATTCTGTTCGGTGTCGTCATGTTCGTGCTTGGGCTGATAGCCACGCGCTGGTTCCAACGCTGGCTCGATGGCAGCGTGATGGCGCGCGGGCGGATGGACACCGGGGTGCGCAACTCTATCAAGACCGGGATCGGCTATCTCGGCGTTGCGGTGGCCGCGCTGATCGGCATATCGGTGGCGGGGATCGATCTGTCTAGCCTTGCGCTGGTTGCCGGTGCGCTGTCGCTCGGAATTGGTTTCGGGTTACAGAATATCGTCAGCAATTTTGTCTCCGGGCTGATCCTGCTGGCCGAGCGGCCGTTCAAGGTCGGAGACTGGGTGGTAACCGGATCGACAGAAGGATTTGTCAAGAAAATATCGGTCCGTGCCACCGAGATCGAGACCTTCAGCCGGCAGTCGATCATCGTGCCGAATTCGGAACTGATCAATGCGCCGGTGGGCAACTGGACCCACCGAAACAAGCTGGGTCGCGTCGATGTGCCGGTGGGGGTGAGCTATGACGCCGATCCGCGTCGGGTGATCGAGATTCTGTCTGAAATTGCACGCGGGCACGAGTTGGTGCTCAACAATCCCGAGCCATCGGTGCATTTCGTCAATTTTGGCGACTCGTCGCTGGATTTCGAACTCAAGGCGCATGTCGCAGATGTGCTTGATGGGTTGTCTGTCCGCACCGAGTTGCGGCTGCGCATTTTCGAACGGCTGAAGGCGGAGAACATTGAAATCCCGTTCCCGCAACGCGATCTCAACATAAAACTGGGCGAGGGCGGCGAAACGCTGACGACGCTGGTGGCCGACCTTTCGGATGGTGACGCAGCAACGGATGATCCATCGGCCAAGAACAAGGCTTCGGTGTCCAAGCCAAGTGCGCACACGCTGCGCAAACGCCGGGCGGCGCTCAAGGCGGGGCAGGATTCGATGGAAGAGGATTCCGGCGAGGGCGACCGGTAG
- a CDS encoding GGDEF domain-containing response regulator: MPFRKPNSRSAPLGVFEDLEILLVEDSRTYIAALKQRLAGEYGMRVTSCSTLEILHSVLEEAPERFALALIDLNLPGAPAGEALDLLLSKNIPAIVFTATFSDLKRKQVLTKHVADYVLKDGKDAIENLVKAAIRILSNRGAHVLVVDDSMTMREMLSEQLLRQLYRVTAVASGEAALEALEEDDDFDLAVINYLMPEMNGLTLVEQIRQRRDFDQLRIIGMSSLEDRSLTARFLRAGANDFLHQPLGIEEFRWRVAQNIQTTNQVRQLRELAARDYLTGLYNRRYFFDYGPRRIALARKHNQAQSLAIVDIDHFKRLNDTYGHEIGDVALKSVAGQLADMCGNEQLLARLGGEEFGLLISGRNFAEAREFCERLRSSIEQMPITTADGELSVTISIGLAEIAPEEMFDNYLNAADQFLYMAKHAGRNCVFSETDIGGKAVA; this comes from the coding sequence GTGCCTTTCAGAAAACCAAACAGCCGTTCGGCGCCTCTTGGTGTTTTCGAGGATCTGGAGATCCTGCTGGTTGAAGATTCCCGCACCTATATCGCCGCCCTGAAGCAGCGACTTGCGGGTGAATACGGGATGAGGGTCACCAGTTGCAGCACGCTTGAGATCCTGCATTCGGTGCTGGAGGAAGCACCGGAACGATTTGCACTTGCGTTGATTGATCTCAATCTTCCCGGCGCGCCGGCGGGCGAGGCACTTGATTTGCTGCTATCGAAGAATATTCCGGCAATCGTGTTTACGGCAACATTCTCCGATCTAAAACGTAAGCAAGTACTCACCAAACACGTCGCCGATTACGTTCTCAAGGACGGCAAGGACGCGATCGAGAACCTGGTCAAGGCGGCCATCCGCATACTCTCCAACCGCGGCGCCCACGTCCTGGTTGTCGACGATTCCATGACCATGCGAGAAATGCTCAGCGAGCAATTGCTGCGGCAGCTTTACCGGGTGACCGCGGTTGCCAGCGGCGAAGCTGCGCTCGAGGCGCTGGAAGAGGACGATGATTTCGACCTTGCCGTCATCAACTACCTGATGCCGGAGATGAACGGATTGACGCTGGTCGAACAGATCCGCCAGCGTCGGGATTTTGACCAATTGCGGATTATCGGCATGTCTTCACTGGAAGACCGATCGCTGACCGCGCGGTTTCTCCGTGCCGGCGCCAACGACTTTCTGCACCAGCCGCTGGGCATTGAGGAGTTCCGATGGCGGGTGGCGCAGAACATCCAGACCACCAATCAAGTCCGGCAATTGCGCGAACTGGCTGCGCGGGACTATCTCACCGGCTTGTACAACCGGCGATATTTCTTTGACTATGGGCCACGCCGGATCGCTCTGGCGCGCAAACACAATCAAGCCCAGTCGCTGGCGATTGTCGATATCGATCATTTCAAACGGCTAAACGACACTTATGGCCATGAGATTGGCGATGTGGCGCTCAAGTCGGTCGCCGGGCAATTGGCGGATATGTGTGGCAACGAGCAGTTGCTGGCCCGTTTGGGTGGAGAAGAATTCGGCCTCCTGATTTCCGGGCGGAATTTTGCCGAGGCGCGCGAATTCTGCGAAAGGCTCCGGTCTTCAATCGAACAGATGCCGATCACTACCGCCGATGGCGAGCTCAGTGTAACGATTTCCATCGGTCTTGCAGAGATCGCCCCGGAAGAGATGTTCGACAACTACCTCAATGCCGCTGACCAGTTTCTCTACATGGCCAAACATGCCGGCCGAAATTGCGTGTTCTCGGAAACCGATATCGGCGGCAAGGCCGTCGCCTGA
- a CDS encoding DUF523 domain-containing protein, producing the protein MEKILVSACLLGSPVRYNGSDRLVDHPLMALWREQGRIVQLCPEVAAGFPTPRPPAEIEPGLMADDVLVDKARIFDQTGADVTSPFRLGAEIALETALSQGCRFALLTDGSPSCGTSFVYSGHFDGVAREGAGVVAALLSQNGITVFSENQIGQLAEALDNPS; encoded by the coding sequence ATGGAAAAGATACTCGTTTCTGCGTGCCTGCTGGGTAGCCCGGTGCGTTACAATGGATCCGACCGGCTGGTCGACCACCCCCTGATGGCGCTCTGGCGCGAACAGGGCCGCATCGTACAGCTTTGTCCGGAAGTCGCCGCCGGTTTTCCAACACCTCGTCCGCCGGCGGAAATCGAACCCGGCCTGATGGCTGATGACGTGCTTGTCGACAAGGCCCGGATTTTCGACCAAACTGGTGCCGATGTGACAAGCCCGTTCCGGCTGGGGGCGGAGATCGCGCTGGAGACCGCACTCTCGCAAGGGTGCCGGTTTGCCCTTCTGACCGATGGAAGTCCGTCTTGTGGCACCTCGTTTGTCTATAGCGGACATTTTGACGGGGTCGCGCGTGAAGGCGCCGGGGTGGTCGCCGCGCTGCTTTCGCAAAACGGTATTACCGTGTTTTCTGAAAACCAGATCGGACAGCTGGCCGAGGCGCTCGACAATCCGTCCTGA
- a CDS encoding DUF1194 domain-containing protein has protein sequence MAGWLKCLMVMAGLLPATSVVRAQEPVDVALVLAIDVSRSMSPEELAIQRDGYAAALKHPDVVRAIAQGAYGRIAITMFEWAGDTSIRDVFDWTLVKSRQDADRVADVISRSRPVGQRRTSISGALAHAVARFDAAPFESLRKVIDVSGDGPNNQGGPVLAARAAALERQVVINGLPLMTDSGAGRGFNIDDLDRYYAQCVIGGPGSFLVPVTDWQQFPETIRRKLILEIGGNVPREEPTVLPTAASAPQRSNNPIETYDCLIGEKIWEQRQWVFDDR, from the coding sequence ATGGCTGGATGGCTCAAGTGCTTGATGGTGATGGCTGGATTGTTGCCAGCCACATCGGTAGTGCGGGCGCAAGAACCGGTGGATGTTGCGCTGGTTCTGGCGATCGATGTATCGCGCTCGATGTCGCCGGAGGAACTGGCGATTCAACGCGATGGCTATGCTGCGGCGCTCAAGCATCCCGATGTGGTGCGTGCCATCGCGCAAGGCGCTTATGGCCGGATCGCGATCACCATGTTCGAATGGGCCGGCGACACCTCCATCCGGGATGTTTTTGACTGGACGTTGGTGAAAAGTAGACAGGACGCCGACAGGGTGGCGGACGTAATTTCGCGGTCGCGACCGGTGGGGCAGCGCCGGACCTCGATCTCAGGAGCGCTTGCCCATGCGGTAGCCCGGTTTGACGCGGCGCCGTTTGAAAGCCTGCGCAAGGTAATCGATGTATCCGGCGACGGGCCGAACAATCAGGGCGGACCGGTTCTGGCGGCGCGGGCGGCTGCGCTTGAAAGGCAAGTCGTCATCAATGGATTGCCGCTGATGACCGATAGTGGAGCAGGTCGTGGCTTCAACATTGACGATCTGGACCGCTATTATGCCCAATGTGTCATTGGGGGGCCGGGAAGTTTTCTGGTGCCGGTCACGGATTGGCAGCAATTTCCCGAAACGATCCGCCGCAAGCTCATCCTCGAAATTGGTGGCAACGTGCCGCGAGAGGAGCCAACAGTGCTTCCCACAGCGGCGTCTGCGCCGCAGCGGTCGAATAATCCAATTGAAACCTATGATTGCCTGATTGGCGAAAAAATTTGGGAGCAACGGCAATGGGTGTTTGACGATCGTTAG